One window of the Gambusia affinis linkage group LG13, SWU_Gaff_1.0, whole genome shotgun sequence genome contains the following:
- the gpr75 gene encoding probable G-protein coupled receptor 75 yields the protein MNNTLSPSDLVDVPRQQSFNGTGGIHTPSGWAVIHTATLTFCSLLLIFIFFMGSYGNLVVFLSFFDPAFRKFRTNFDFMILNLSFCDLFICCVTAPMFALVLFLDAGGADGVSKSFCFAFHLTSSGFIIMSLETVAVIALHRLRMVLGQQPNRTASFVCTLALTALLWTSSFTMAALLTMRAYPRRDGPCLPHFGLGSGQARVVLYVYLADFAFCVAVVSVSYLMIAKTLRKNAQVRKCPIISVDATCPPQPAPLIAAGFENMQCAVQGPPLYRNQTYNKLQNVQTHAYANRISQPIVPGAAQGATCCQIVSSVNLATAKDSKAVVTCVVIVFSVLLCCLPMGVSLAQDVLSPKSNFTHYQFELCGFVLIFLKSGINPFVYSRNSAGLRRRVLCCIQWAALGILCCKQKTRLHAMGKGSLEVNRNKSSHHETNSAYVLSPKPPRRLVDQACGPSRSRDCDSSPRATGVRKPRLPSTSTPMNTRIEPYYSIYNSSPSAGPSSPTSLHPVSSQTFAFVKSYVAMHYHTHQDALQDFDSTSVHQIPIPSV from the coding sequence ATGAACAACACACTTTCACCATCAGACCTGGTGGATGTGCCAAGACAACAGAGCTTCAATGGCACCGGAGGTATACATACACCTTCAGGTTGGGCCGTTATCCACACTGCCACCTTGACCTTTTGCTCCCtgctcctcatcttcatcttttttaTGGGCTCATATGGCAACCTTGTGGTGTTCCTGTCCTTTTTCGACCCGGCCTTTCGCAAGTTCCGCACCAACTTTGACTTTATGATCCTCAACCTGTCCTTCTGTGACCTGTTCATTTGCTGCGTGACGGCTCCCATGTTTGCACTGGTGCTCTTTCTGGACGCCGGCGGAGCTGATGGTGTATCAAAGAGTTTCTGCTTCGCCTTCCACCTGACCAGCTCGGGGTTTATCATCATGTCCCTGGAGACGGTGGCAGTGATTGCCCTCCACAGACTTCGCATGGTTCTGGGGCAGCAGCCTAATCGCACCGCCTCATTTGTCTGCACACTAGCCCTCACCGCTCTCCTGTGGACATCCAGCTTCACCATGGCTGCTCTCCTGACCATGCGAGCATACCCACGCAGAGATGGGCCTTGCTTGCCGCACTTTGGACTGGGAAGTGGACAAGCCAGGGTTGTGCTCTATGTTTACCTGGCAGACTTTGCGTTTTGCGTCGCTGTGGTGTCTGTGTCCTATCTCATGATCGCTAAGACACTAAGAAAAAATGCACAAGTAAGGAAATGTCCGATTATCAGTGTAGATGCCACATGCCCACCTCAGCCTGCACCTCTCATTGCAGCGGGCTTTGAGAACATGCAGTGTGCTGTTCAAGGCCCTCCTTTGTATCGCAACCAGACTTACAATAAACTGCAAAATGTGCAGACACATGCATATGCAAACAGGATCAGCCAACCGATAGTCCCAGGAGCAGCCCAAGGAGCCACCTGCTGTCAGATAGTCTCTTCTGTCAACTTAGCCACAGCCAAAGACTCAAAGGCAGTTGTCACCTGCGTGGTTATTGTGTTCTCTGTCCTGCTTTGCTGCCTGCCAATGGGAGTTTCACTGGCACAGGACGTTTTGTCGCCAAAAAGCAACTTTACACATTACCAGTTTGAACTATGTGGTTTTGTGCTCATTTTCCTCAAATCGGGCATCAACCCATTTGTGTACTCGCGCAATAGTGCAGGCCTTCGCCGCCGTGTGCTCTGCTGCATTCAGTGGGCCGCACTGGGTATTCTCTGTTGCAAGCAAAAGACTCGTCTCCATGCAATGGGGAAGGGCAGCCTGGAAGTCAATCGCAATAAATCTTCCCATCATGAAACCAACTCAGCTTATGTGCTTTCGCCAAAGCCACCCAGGAGGCTAGTGGACCAGGCTTGTGGGCCCAGTCGCTCTAGAGATTGTGATAGTAGCCCAAGGGCCACAGGGGTGCGGAAACCTCGCCTCCCAAGCACTTCTACTCCAATGAATACCCGCATTGAGCCGTACTACAGCATTTACAACAGCAGTCCCTCAGCAGGACCCAGTTCCCCTACCAGCCTGCATCCTGTCAGCTCTCAGACATTTGCTTTTGTCAAGTCCTATGTAGCCATGCACTACCACACTCACCAAGATGCACTGCAAGACTTCGACAGCACCTCAGTACACCAGATTCCCATTCCTTCAGTTTGA